A genomic region of Desulfosarcina ovata subsp. ovata contains the following coding sequences:
- a CDS encoding MBL fold metallo-hydrolase: MSMNFSPITITPNFFQLGTPFFPMYLSIGEDAMLIEGGISATFDIVVEQIKRIGIDPQRIKYVALTHTHTDHIGALPRLKMLWPHLKTIASPLAAKILSNGKLLKQFKGVDSSISKIMQSKEEIAALPQDLEAYDFSADIVARDGDRFDLGNGIAWTTHAIPGHSACQIAYHEEREGNLAIGDATGFYNPEEKVFWPNYFESLPNYVNSIKKLAALQANRVALSHNGVIEDRTNDFFSQALAAAEAYHQEMVTRTANGEDPQAIALEKAKWVQTIADHMPFNVMTALCEMLINLSRKENEAVSFTLQ; the protein is encoded by the coding sequence ATGAGCATGAATTTCAGCCCCATCACGATCACGCCTAATTTTTTTCAGTTGGGAACCCCGTTTTTTCCGATGTATCTGTCCATTGGCGAGGATGCCATGCTGATCGAAGGGGGCATCAGCGCCACATTCGATATCGTGGTCGAGCAGATCAAACGCATCGGCATCGATCCGCAGCGGATCAAGTATGTGGCCCTGACCCATACGCATACCGATCATATCGGTGCCTTGCCGCGCCTGAAAATGCTCTGGCCCCACCTGAAAACCATTGCAAGCCCCCTGGCGGCCAAAATTCTAAGCAATGGCAAACTGCTCAAGCAGTTCAAGGGGGTGGACAGCAGCATCAGTAAGATCATGCAGTCCAAGGAAGAGATTGCGGCGTTGCCCCAGGATTTGGAAGCTTACGATTTCAGCGCCGATATTGTCGCCCGGGACGGGGATCGTTTCGATCTGGGAAACGGCATTGCCTGGACCACCCACGCCATCCCCGGCCATTCGGCCTGTCAGATTGCCTACCACGAAGAACGGGAAGGGAACCTGGCCATTGGGGATGCCACCGGATTCTACAACCCCGAGGAGAAGGTTTTCTGGCCCAACTATTTCGAGTCGCTGCCCAATTACGTTAATAGTATTAAGAAACTGGCCGCCCTGCAGGCCAACCGGGTGGCGTTGAGCCACAACGGTGTAATCGAAGACCGGACCAACGATTTCTTCAGTCAGGCCCTGGCGGCGGCAGAGGCTTATCATCAGGAGATGGTGACGCGCACGGCCAACGGTGAAGATCCCCAGGCGATTGCCCTGGAAAAGGCCAAATGGGTTCAAACCATTGCCGATCACATGCCTTTCAACGTCATGACCGCGCTTTGCGAAATGCTGATCAATCTTTCGCGAAAGGAAAACGAAGCGGTCAGCTTCACACTGCAATAA
- a CDS encoding amino acid-binding protein has protein sequence MKLKQIVISIENSPNRLYNVIRAMSDAGINLRALNLVDTGAFGQLRLLLSDVAKARRILMEMSVPAFVNEVVATEIPDKPGSLANVMLPMMQSGIRIEFMYAYTGGTLAGQAVMIFRFSDNDKAIAVLQEKGIRILDANTFDIIE, from the coding sequence ATGAAACTGAAACAGATCGTTATTTCAATCGAGAACTCTCCAAACCGCCTCTACAATGTCATCCGGGCGATGAGCGATGCGGGGATCAACCTGCGCGCCCTGAACCTGGTGGACACGGGCGCCTTCGGCCAGCTTCGCCTGCTTTTATCCGACGTTGCCAAAGCCCGGCGGATACTGATGGAAATGAGCGTTCCCGCTTTTGTCAATGAGGTGGTGGCCACGGAAATTCCCGATAAGCCGGGCAGCCTGGCCAATGTCATGCTGCCGATGATGCAGTCCGGCATCCGGATTGAATTTATGTATGCTTACACCGGTGGCACATTGGCCGGGCAGGCGGTGATGATTTTTCGCTTCTCCGACAACGACAAGGCCATTGCCGTGCTTCAGGAAAAGGGCATTCGCATTTTGGATGCAAACACCTTTGACATTATTGAATAG
- a CDS encoding 2-dehydropantoate 2-reductase: protein MEIAIVGAGVLGSIFGSLFSQNGFDVTLVEVLKERVRLIDREGLWMQWPDGDRTHARMAITSDVNAVGVKDVVMVAVKGYHTRSAIESARPMIGDKTLVLSVQNGLGNLEAIADVVGPERVIGGITAHSGMPVSMNEVKYVGGLGPLLVIGPYDSVSRPGFERMVSAFQKVGLDVHTTPDINQVIWKKLIANVSTNVVAALTGLTGGSAVKHAPTVKVIEALSRELAQVARAKGIDIPELDDPPAFALSAFASTKDNRVSMLQDVEAGRPTEIGNLNEIIVSEGNRLNISTPFNEAVSLLIRGVEERNRQKLSVVESASEPNAVRNAIKAEDLDALRQALETSPLARALSIHFTEFEPGRATAKLPGTPQLPNFLGYTHTGALFTLAEQTMAAVANSLGHVGLPLNCDIEILNAADPAKDVTASARVIDTQGRIARVQVELTQDDQPVAKVAEMVFLRN, encoded by the coding sequence ATGGAAATCGCAATCGTTGGTGCGGGTGTCTTGGGATCGATCTTTGGCAGTCTTTTTTCGCAAAACGGATTCGACGTTACCCTGGTCGAGGTGCTCAAGGAACGGGTGCGCCTGATTGACCGGGAGGGGCTGTGGATGCAATGGCCCGATGGCGATCGGACCCACGCGCGCATGGCGATTACATCGGATGTGAATGCGGTGGGCGTCAAAGACGTGGTGATGGTGGCGGTCAAGGGCTACCATACCCGTTCGGCCATCGAAAGCGCCCGGCCCATGATCGGCGACAAGACCCTTGTGCTGTCGGTGCAAAACGGCCTGGGCAACCTGGAGGCGATTGCCGATGTGGTGGGCCCCGAGCGGGTGATCGGCGGTATCACGGCCCACTCCGGCATGCCGGTGAGCATGAACGAGGTGAAATATGTGGGCGGACTGGGGCCGCTTCTGGTCATCGGCCCTTACGACAGCGTCAGCCGGCCGGGGTTTGAGCGAATGGTCAGCGCGTTCCAGAAGGTCGGCCTGGATGTGCATACCACCCCGGATATCAACCAGGTCATCTGGAAAAAACTGATCGCCAATGTCTCCACCAATGTGGTGGCGGCGCTCACCGGCCTGACCGGCGGCTCGGCCGTCAAGCATGCCCCGACGGTGAAGGTCATCGAGGCCTTGAGCCGGGAACTGGCCCAGGTGGCCCGCGCCAAGGGCATCGACATCCCGGAACTGGACGATCCGCCGGCCTTTGCGCTGAGCGCCTTTGCTTCCACCAAGGACAACCGGGTCAGCATGCTGCAGGACGTGGAGGCCGGGCGACCCACCGAGATCGGCAACCTGAACGAAATCATTGTCTCGGAAGGCAATCGGCTCAACATTTCGACGCCGTTCAACGAAGCGGTTTCCCTGTTGATCCGTGGCGTCGAGGAGCGCAACCGGCAAAAGCTCTCCGTAGTCGAATCGGCCAGCGAACCCAATGCGGTGCGCAACGCGATCAAAGCCGAGGACCTGGACGCCCTGCGCCAGGCCCTGGAAACATCGCCCCTGGCCCGTGCCCTGTCGATCCACTTCACGGAATTCGAGCCCGGCCGGGCCACCGCCAAGCTGCCCGGCACGCCGCAACTGCCCAATTTCCTCGGCTACACCCATACAGGGGCGCTGTTCACCCTGGCGGAGCAGACCATGGCAGCCGTTGCCAACTCCCTGGGGCATGTGGGTCTGCCTTTGAATTGCGATATCGAAATTCTGAACGCCGCGGACCCGGCCAAAGACGTCACGGCGTCGGCCCGGGTGATCGACACCCAGGGCCGCATTGCCCGGGTGCAGGTGGAGTTGACCCAGGACGATCAGCCGGTGGCCAAGGTGGCGGAGATGGTCTTTTTACGCAATTAA
- a CDS encoding ketopantoate reductase family protein — MGKSQKNHSWHYGIIGAGPVGCIVAAFLTRGGHTVTLCDIVPELVDPARERGIIIEGAERLEQKIPRTCNQIEELIAAGPDAIFVCVKAQALPLISSALGDLYKEGIYIVSWQNGIDTEYELAKVLGKTPVMRAVVNWGCGLLGPAHVTMPFHHPPHYIQELDPASIDAAVHIARDLTASGLTTEHTDRIVPMVWRKTVMNASMNPVCAATGLTMAQAMGDPMTFGVVDALLKECLAVARGNEIFLGWDYYQYAVEYLKSAGNHKPSMLMDIEASRRTEINYINGKFVEYGTRAGVQTPYNNTMRSLIKGIEFRLETRR, encoded by the coding sequence ATGGGAAAATCGCAAAAAAATCATTCCTGGCATTATGGCATCATCGGCGCCGGACCGGTGGGCTGCATCGTGGCCGCATTTCTCACCCGCGGCGGACACACGGTCACCCTGTGTGACATCGTCCCTGAACTGGTTGATCCGGCCAGGGAGCGGGGCATCATCATCGAGGGCGCGGAACGCCTGGAGCAGAAGATTCCCCGGACCTGCAACCAGATCGAAGAGCTGATCGCCGCGGGCCCGGACGCCATTTTCGTCTGTGTCAAGGCCCAGGCCCTGCCGCTGATCTCCTCTGCCCTGGGCGATCTGTACAAGGAGGGCATTTATATCGTCAGCTGGCAAAACGGAATCGATACCGAGTACGAACTGGCCAAGGTTCTCGGCAAAACGCCGGTGATGCGGGCCGTGGTGAACTGGGGATGCGGCCTGCTGGGCCCGGCCCATGTGACCATGCCGTTCCATCACCCCCCCCACTACATCCAGGAACTCGACCCCGCATCCATTGATGCGGCCGTTCACATCGCCAGGGACCTGACCGCCAGCGGGCTGACCACCGAACACACCGACCGGATCGTTCCCATGGTGTGGCGCAAAACGGTGATGAATGCCTCCATGAACCCGGTTTGCGCGGCCACCGGCCTGACCATGGCCCAGGCCATGGGAGACCCGATGACCTTTGGCGTCGTCGATGCGTTGTTAAAGGAGTGCCTGGCAGTGGCGCGGGGCAACGAAATCTTTCTGGGCTGGGATTACTACCAGTATGCCGTGGAATACCTGAAAAGCGCGGGTAACCACAAGCCATCCATGCTGATGGACATTGAAGCCAGCCGGAGAACGGAGATCAATTACATCAACGGCAAATTTGTGGAATACGGCACGCGGGCCGGTGTCCAGACCCCTTACAACAACACCATGCGCTCATTGATCAAGGGGATCGAATTCCGCCTGGAAACGCGCCGGTAG
- a CDS encoding indolepyruvate oxidoreductase subunit beta yields the protein MTRDKTKTTNVLVVGTGGQGVITASEILSDVAMLSGFDTKKSEIHGMSQRGGVVTSHVRYSETVYSPMIMEGEADILLSFELAETVRWLHFLQPDGRVISNRQRIIPPAIYAGMGSYPEDAENVIRQRTTDPIFVDALPLAETLGNPRLVNTILLGIASTLLDLPLDQWTAVIARRVPATFKALNLEAFEKGRGIQ from the coding sequence ATGACGCGTGACAAGACAAAGACAACCAATGTGCTGGTGGTGGGAACCGGTGGCCAGGGCGTGATCACGGCCAGTGAAATTTTGTCCGATGTGGCCATGCTCAGCGGATTCGACACAAAGAAAAGTGAAATCCACGGCATGTCCCAGCGCGGCGGGGTGGTGACCAGCCATGTGCGCTACAGCGAAACCGTGTATTCGCCCATGATCATGGAGGGCGAGGCGGATATTCTGCTCTCCTTCGAACTGGCCGAGACGGTGCGCTGGCTGCATTTCCTACAACCGGACGGGCGTGTGATCAGCAACCGTCAGCGCATCATCCCACCGGCCATTTATGCGGGCATGGGCAGTTATCCCGAAGATGCGGAAAACGTGATCCGCCAGCGCACCACCGATCCCATCTTTGTGGATGCCTTGCCCCTGGCCGAGACCCTTGGCAATCCCAGGCTGGTCAATACCATTTTGCTCGGAATCGCCTCGACCCTTCTGGATCTTCCCCTCGATCAGTGGACGGCGGTCATCGCCAGACGGGTTCCGGCAACGTTCAAGGCGCTAAATCTGGAAGCATTCGAAAAAGGACGGGGCATCCAATGA
- a CDS encoding Lrp/AsnC family transcriptional regulator, with protein MKIDEIDKKILEILQTNGRITNAKLAATIGISPPAMLERVRRLESAGVISQYAAVLDREKVGLEVMAIVSISLAAHELESIDRFRERLLALDEVLECHQVSGEDDFILKVVLGDIKSYSEFAMKKLAAIPGIQNFKSSIVLSTIKNSYSLPVKLKDA; from the coding sequence ATGAAAATAGATGAAATTGACAAAAAGATTCTTGAAATCCTGCAAACCAACGGCCGCATCACCAATGCCAAGCTCGCCGCGACGATCGGCATTTCACCGCCGGCCATGCTGGAACGGGTCCGCCGCCTGGAATCCGCCGGGGTGATCTCCCAGTATGCGGCAGTATTGGATCGGGAAAAGGTCGGCCTCGAAGTGATGGCCATCGTCTCCATCTCCCTGGCGGCGCATGAACTCGAGTCCATCGACCGGTTCCGGGAACGCCTGCTGGCCCTGGACGAAGTCCTGGAGTGTCATCAGGTCTCCGGTGAAGACGACTTCATCCTCAAGGTCGTGCTGGGCGATATTAAAAGTTACTCTGAATTTGCCATGAAGAAGCTGGCCGCCATTCCTGGAATTCAGAATTTCAAATCCTCTATTGTCCTCTCGACAATCAAAAACTCCTACAGCCTGCCGGTAAAATTGAAAGACGCATAA
- a CDS encoding FAD-binding oxidoreductase, with protein sequence MHLSQTAIHALREIVGADAVLTDANDLAVYSVDGTTHCQGSAEVVVFPTDAGQIAQIMRLADKDEIPVTVRGAGTSLSGGPVPVAGGIVLCTARMNRILDIDGEDFTVKAEVGVVLNDLNQALAAKNLFFPPDPQSFLAATLGGCVSENAGGPYAVKYGVFRHYLLGMTAVLANGKIVNLGGNTMKNVTGYDLPQIICGAEGTLAVITDVTLRLLPRPQATQTVLAIFDQVVTAGSAVHQVRARGVIPAKIELMDNWVVQRIEERLPLGIPLTAEAILLFELDGAPASVRQETETVIELCRQAGAVDVRAARDADEAGKFWTARRAGFSAVFSAAPTVFAEDVTVPTHRIADQIAHTQRLARKYDLAIPIIGHAGDGNLHPCILTDKNDADHFARAQKAADEIFAAALEFGGAISGEHGIGLEKQRFLKDAMAPDAILLLKGIKRAFDPKGLLNPGKIWENE encoded by the coding sequence ATGCACCTCAGTCAAACAGCCATTCATGCGCTCAGGGAAATCGTCGGCGCCGATGCCGTACTGACCGACGCCAACGACCTGGCGGTTTATTCCGTTGACGGCACCACCCATTGCCAGGGCTCGGCGGAAGTGGTGGTATTTCCCACCGATGCCGGGCAGATCGCCCAAATTATGCGACTGGCCGATAAGGACGAGATTCCGGTTACCGTGCGCGGGGCGGGGACCAGTCTGAGCGGGGGGCCGGTGCCGGTGGCCGGTGGCATCGTGCTGTGCACCGCCCGCATGAACCGCATCCTCGACATCGACGGGGAGGATTTTACGGTCAAGGCGGAAGTCGGCGTCGTGCTCAACGATCTCAACCAGGCCCTGGCGGCAAAGAACCTTTTTTTCCCACCGGATCCCCAGAGTTTTCTGGCCGCCACCCTGGGCGGATGCGTTTCCGAAAATGCCGGCGGCCCCTATGCGGTCAAATACGGGGTGTTCCGGCACTACTTGCTGGGCATGACCGCCGTGCTGGCAAACGGAAAGATTGTCAATCTGGGCGGCAACACCATGAAAAACGTTACCGGCTATGATCTGCCCCAGATCATCTGCGGTGCCGAGGGCACCCTGGCCGTGATCACCGACGTTACCCTGCGCCTCCTGCCCAGGCCCCAGGCCACCCAGACGGTACTGGCCATTTTCGACCAGGTGGTGACGGCCGGATCGGCGGTGCACCAGGTGCGTGCCCGCGGGGTGATTCCGGCCAAAATCGAATTGATGGACAACTGGGTGGTACAACGCATCGAAGAACGCCTGCCGTTGGGCATACCGCTGACCGCCGAAGCCATTCTGCTTTTTGAACTGGATGGCGCGCCGGCGAGTGTCCGGCAGGAGACCGAGACGGTGATCGAGCTTTGCCGGCAGGCCGGTGCCGTGGACGTCCGCGCCGCCCGGGATGCCGACGAGGCGGGTAAGTTCTGGACGGCCCGCCGGGCCGGATTTTCGGCGGTCTTCAGTGCCGCGCCCACGGTTTTTGCCGAGGATGTGACCGTGCCCACCCATCGCATCGCCGACCAGATCGCCCATACCCAGCGGCTGGCCCGCAAATACGATCTGGCCATCCCCATTATCGGCCACGCCGGCGACGGCAACCTGCATCCCTGTATTCTTACGGATAAGAACGATGCGGACCACTTTGCCCGGGCTCAGAAGGCGGCCGATGAAATCTTTGCCGCGGCCCTGGAATTTGGCGGCGCCATTTCCGGGGAACACGGCATCGGGCTGGAAAAACAGCGCTTTCTGAAAGATGCCATGGCACCCGACGCCATTTTGCTGCTCAAAGGCATCAAGCGTGCCTTCGACCCGAAGGGGCTGCTCAATCCAGGGAAAATCTGGGAGAACGAATAA
- a CDS encoding AMP-binding protein: MLITEILSRNASQYGAEVALIERDPAGHSRREITWAAFDRQANQVARALIKRGVRKGDRVVHLMMNSLEWLPVYFGILRTGAWVVPLNFRFSAEDIEYCTTLAEATVLIFGDEFAERVARVKKALDRCVETYIFVGPDAGRPDNAESYAAVLSSGEDTDPGVAIDSGDSAALYFTSGTTGRPKAVHLTHRNLEFACQVENRHHHQTHDDNFLCIPPLYHTGAKMHWFGNFLVGAKAVILKSFQPVDILQAVSEENATIVWLLVPWAHDILIAIETGQINLVDYDLSRWRLMHIGAQPVPPALINRWKTVFPHHDYDTNYGLTECTGPGCVHLGIENTHKVGAIGVPGFGWSCMIVDFDAWINQGRLAPAPPGATGELAVRGDGVMKEYYKNPEASEATIKDGWLLTGDIARQDEDGFIWLVDRAKDVIITGGENIFPAEIESFIMDHPKVQDVAVIGYPDDRLGEIALAIVKVKPAQTLTEAEFMQFCGGLPRYTRPRKVIFADVPRSPTGKIEKPKLRKMYTGHAGVLGNNRLLMP; encoded by the coding sequence ATGCTGATCACCGAGATCTTATCCCGCAACGCCAGCCAATATGGCGCGGAAGTGGCCCTGATCGAAAGGGATCCCGCCGGGCACTCGCGCCGGGAAATTACTTGGGCGGCTTTTGACCGGCAGGCCAACCAGGTGGCTCGCGCCCTGATCAAGCGGGGCGTCCGCAAAGGGGACAGGGTGGTCCACCTGATGATGAACAGCCTGGAATGGCTGCCGGTTTACTTCGGTATCCTGCGCACCGGTGCCTGGGTGGTGCCCCTCAATTTCAGGTTCAGCGCGGAAGATATCGAATACTGCACCACCCTTGCCGAGGCCACCGTCCTCATCTTCGGGGACGAGTTTGCCGAGCGGGTCGCGCGGGTCAAAAAAGCGCTCGATCGATGTGTCGAAACCTACATCTTCGTCGGACCCGACGCCGGACGGCCCGACAATGCCGAGAGCTATGCCGCAGTTCTTTCCAGCGGTGAGGATACCGACCCCGGCGTGGCCATCGACAGTGGCGACAGCGCGGCCCTCTACTTTACTTCCGGCACGACCGGCCGTCCCAAGGCGGTGCATCTGACCCACCGCAATCTCGAATTTGCCTGCCAGGTAGAAAACCGGCATCACCACCAGACCCACGACGACAATTTTCTCTGCATTCCGCCGCTCTATCACACCGGGGCCAAAATGCACTGGTTCGGCAACTTTCTGGTTGGTGCCAAAGCGGTCATCCTGAAGAGCTTTCAGCCCGTCGACATTCTCCAGGCGGTATCCGAGGAAAACGCCACCATCGTCTGGCTGCTGGTGCCCTGGGCCCATGATATCCTGATCGCCATTGAAACCGGGCAGATCAATTTGGTGGACTACGACCTGTCCCGCTGGCGGTTGATGCATATCGGTGCCCAGCCGGTGCCACCGGCGCTGATCAACCGATGGAAAACGGTGTTTCCCCACCACGACTACGATACCAACTACGGATTGACCGAATGCACCGGACCGGGGTGCGTCCACCTGGGGATCGAAAATACGCACAAAGTCGGAGCCATCGGTGTGCCGGGGTTTGGCTGGTCGTGCATGATCGTTGACTTCGATGCCTGGATCAACCAGGGGCGGCTGGCACCGGCGCCGCCCGGGGCCACCGGCGAACTGGCCGTTCGCGGAGACGGCGTCATGAAGGAGTACTATAAAAACCCCGAGGCCAGCGAAGCGACGATCAAGGACGGATGGCTGCTGACCGGCGACATCGCCCGCCAGGATGAAGACGGCTTCATCTGGCTGGTCGACCGGGCCAAGGATGTCATCATTACCGGGGGTGAGAACATTTTTCCCGCGGAGATCGAGAGCTTCATCATGGACCATCCCAAGGTGCAGGATGTCGCCGTGATCGGTTATCCGGACGACCGCCTGGGAGAGATCGCCTTGGCCATCGTGAAGGTAAAACCGGCGCAAACCCTGACCGAAGCCGAATTCATGCAGTTCTGTGGCGGGTTGCCGCGCTATACCCGGCCACGCAAGGTGATCTTCGCCGATGTTCCACGAAGTCCCACCGGCAAGATCGAGAAACCGAAACTGAGAAAAATGTATACGGGGCATGCGGGCGTTCTCGGCAACAATCGACTTCTCATGCCCTAG
- the iorA gene encoding indolepyruvate ferredoxin oxidoreductase subunit alpha encodes MEKQILSGNEAVALGAFQAGVKMASAYPGTPSTEILQNFATYDGVYAEWAPNEKVALEVAIGSAMTGVRTLFTTKHVGLNVAADPLMTLAYTGIPGGLLMVCADDPGMHSSQNEQDNRYYARFAKIPMLEPSDSQEAKAMVEAGLLLSEQHDTPTLLRMTTRVCHAKGIVAVDAQNQAAIPKAEGFTRDLKKFVMIPAFAKQRHPLVLEREARLAEVTEASPFNRIEWNDLSIGVITSGIAYQYVKEILPDASVLKLGMTFPLPKKMIQAFAAKVDRLFVVEELEPYIEEEIRIMGLAVEGKVFFPRLDELSPDAVAAGFAKAGVLPFDLPPAAEKAPGSEMPRPPLLCAGCPHRGLFYALNKMKAIVHSDIGCYTLSVLPPLQSIDSTLCMGASISMAHGTAKAMAQAGLEDKRPVFAAIGDSTFFHSGITSLLDVIYNRGNVNVIIMDNRITAMTGGQQNPGTGRTLQMEETIAVDIIELVKALGVQRAREIDPFDLQGTLAALKEEIDHDGPSVLVTKRPCIQLFRQDPKAVRVVDTDACIGCKMCLKLGCPSISQGAIIPDEEGKKERRYSSIDAATCYGCALCEQVCKQNAISVVAG; translated from the coding sequence ATGGAAAAACAGATCCTTTCAGGAAATGAGGCCGTCGCTCTGGGCGCCTTTCAGGCCGGCGTCAAGATGGCCAGCGCCTACCCGGGCACGCCGAGCACGGAAATTCTGCAGAATTTCGCAACCTATGACGGGGTTTATGCCGAGTGGGCGCCCAACGAAAAGGTGGCTCTGGAAGTGGCCATCGGATCGGCCATGACCGGGGTCCGGACGCTGTTCACCACCAAGCACGTCGGGTTGAACGTGGCCGCCGATCCGCTGATGACCCTCGCCTATACGGGGATTCCCGGGGGGCTGTTGATGGTCTGCGCGGACGATCCGGGCATGCACAGTTCCCAGAATGAGCAGGACAACCGCTATTATGCGCGTTTCGCCAAGATTCCCATGCTCGAGCCCAGTGACAGCCAGGAAGCCAAAGCCATGGTGGAGGCGGGATTGCTGCTCTCCGAGCAGCACGACACGCCCACCCTGCTGCGCATGACCACACGGGTCTGCCATGCCAAGGGGATCGTTGCCGTGGATGCGCAAAACCAAGCGGCCATTCCGAAAGCCGAGGGGTTCACGCGAGACCTCAAGAAATTCGTCATGATTCCGGCCTTCGCCAAGCAGCGGCATCCGCTGGTCCTCGAACGGGAAGCCCGGCTGGCCGAAGTGACCGAGGCGAGTCCCTTTAACCGCATCGAATGGAATGATTTGTCCATCGGTGTCATCACCAGCGGGATCGCCTACCAGTACGTCAAGGAGATCCTGCCCGATGCCTCGGTGCTCAAACTGGGTATGACCTTTCCCTTGCCCAAAAAAATGATCCAGGCCTTTGCCGCCAAAGTGGATCGGCTTTTTGTGGTCGAGGAACTGGAGCCCTACATCGAAGAGGAAATCCGCATCATGGGGCTCGCCGTTGAAGGCAAGGTTTTTTTTCCGCGACTGGATGAACTGTCGCCGGATGCCGTGGCCGCCGGATTCGCCAAAGCCGGCGTGCTGCCCTTTGATTTGCCGCCAGCGGCGGAAAAGGCACCGGGCAGCGAGATGCCCCGTCCGCCGCTGCTCTGCGCCGGATGTCCTCACCGGGGCCTGTTCTACGCCCTGAACAAGATGAAGGCCATCGTGCACAGCGACATCGGCTGTTACACCCTGAGCGTTTTGCCGCCGCTGCAAAGCATCGACTCCACCCTGTGCATGGGGGCCAGCATCAGCATGGCCCACGGCACGGCCAAGGCCATGGCCCAGGCCGGCCTGGAAGACAAACGCCCGGTGTTCGCCGCCATCGGGGACTCCACTTTCTTTCACTCCGGCATCACCAGCCTGCTGGATGTGATCTACAACCGGGGCAACGTGAACGTGATTATCATGGACAACCGCATCACGGCCATGACCGGTGGCCAGCAGAATCCGGGTACCGGGCGGACCCTTCAGATGGAGGAGACCATTGCCGTCGATATTATCGAACTGGTCAAGGCGCTGGGGGTCCAGCGGGCCCGGGAAATCGACCCCTTTGACCTGCAAGGCACCCTGGCGGCGCTCAAGGAAGAGATCGATCATGACGGGCCGTCCGTGCTGGTGACCAAGCGCCCGTGCATCCAGCTGTTCCGTCAGGATCCCAAGGCCGTGCGCGTCGTGGATACGGATGCCTGCATCGGCTGCAAGATGTGTCTGAAACTGGGCTGCCCGTCCATTTCCCAGGGCGCTATCATTCCGGATGAGGAGGGTAAGAAAGAGCGTCGCTATTCATCCATCGATGCCGCCACCTGCTACGGTTGCGCCCTTTGTGAGCAGGTTTGCAAACAAAACGCCATTTCCGTGGTGGCCGGGTAA